The Candidatus Binatia bacterium genomic interval GTGCTCTATAGCAGAGGTCCCTGACAAGTCAAACTTCTTTGTTGCGATGCTCAGACCCGCTTTCCATTTCCCATTCTCCGCCCCTGCCCTGAGCCCCGACCTTGCGCCCCGACGCTTGACCTGACGCGGGTTCTGCATCTAAGGTCCGGTCAAACTCTTTCTAAAGGAATCCCGTGCGCTACAGTCAGACACTCATTCCCACCCTCAAACAGGACCCCACCGACGCCGAAGTCATCAGCCACAAGCTCATGGTGCGCGCCGGGATGATTCGACAGGTTGCACGCGGCATCTATGATTTTCTGCCGCTCGGCCTGCGCGTCGTGCGCAAGGTCGAGCACATCGTGCGCAGCGAGATGGACCGTGCCGGCGCGCAAGAGATTCTCATGCCGGCGATTTGCCCCGCCGAACTGTGGCAGGAGAGCGGGCGCTGGGACCAGTACGGCAAGGAACTGCTGCGCATGAAAGACCGCCACGAGCGCGACTTCTGTTTTGGGCCAACGCATGAGGAGGTTGTGACCGACATCGTGCGCCGCGAGATCCGCTCGTACCGCGAATTGCCGATCAATCTCTACCAGATCCAGGTCAAGTTTCGCGACGAACTGCGTCCCCGCTTCGGTCTCATACGCGGGCGCGAGTTCATCATGAAGGACGCGTACTCCTTCCACACCGACGCCGAAGATTGCCACCGCGAGTACCAGCACATGGCGGAAACCTATCGCCGCATCTTCCAGCGTTGTGGCCTGAACACCCGCCAGGTCGAGTCCGATACCGGTGCCATCGGCGGCCGCCGGGCTCACGAGTTTCAGGTGCTGGCCGATTCGGGCGAAGACGCCATCGTCAGCTGCACGAAATGCGAGTACGCGGCCAATGTCGAGAAGGCCGAGATCGCACCTGCGGTGGGCATAGGTGGCACACGTCTCGGCGCCACGCCAGGGCCTCTGAAAAAGGTGCGGACGCCGGAGAAGCGGACGATCGAGGAGGTCGGCGCGTTTTTGGCCGAGCCGCCGGAGCGATTCATCAAGACGCTGGTTTACATGACCAGCACCGGCGATACGC includes:
- a CDS encoding proline--tRNA ligase, producing the protein MRYSQTLIPTLKQDPTDAEVISHKLMVRAGMIRQVARGIYDFLPLGLRVVRKVEHIVRSEMDRAGAQEILMPAICPAELWQESGRWDQYGKELLRMKDRHERDFCFGPTHEEVVTDIVRREIRSYRELPINLYQIQVKFRDELRPRFGLIRGREFIMKDAYSFHTDAEDCHREYQHMAETYRRIFQRCGLNTRQVESDTGAIGGRRAHEFQVLADSGEDAIVSCTKCEYAANVEKAEIAPAVGIGGTRLGATPGPLKKVRTPEKRTIEEVGAFLAEPPERFIKTLVYMTSTGDTLAALVRGDHELSETKLRTFLSVEWVALADAETVERLTGAAVGFAGPIGLPARRIADASLRGITGAVTGANETDHHFVDVDQQRDFGDVEFADLRLARADDPCPRCEGGVFAGHRGIEVGNIFYLGTKYSAAMKATYLDSSGQERPIEMGCYGIGITRTAAAAVEQHHDDNGIIWPLALAPFHVQLVPISWTDARMRQTAEDLYAKLQSAGVEVLLDDREERPGIKFKDADLIGVPLRVTIGAKSLERNCVELKRRGEPAAQDLPLADTVERLAGMVRAELTS